In Candidatus Cloacimonadota bacterium, the DNA window CTATCCCTTGAGTTTATCTCAATAAATTCAAAGCCAATGAATTCTATCTTCTTTTCTCGGTGGTGCAGGCGGAGTTTTATCATAATTGGAATATCCGAGAGCAATTCCGCATAAGAATTCCTTATCCTCTACTCCGAGCAATTTTTTTACTGCTTCCGCTTTCTGCTCGACTCTTCCCAGAACGCAAGTACCCAATCCTTCTTTGTGTGCCAGAAGGAGTAGATTTTGAATTGCCAGAAAAACACTTCCCATCGAAGTTATCGGTTCTTCACCTGGAATTATATCGGAAAAAGCAAGGATCACGACCGGTGCATTACCAATATTACCAAAGAATTTTCCGGTCAATTCGATTATTTTTGGTTTGAGTTTTCCTTCCAGAGTTGGTCGGACATATTGCCAGAATTCTTTATAAACTTTGGTGAATTCGATTAATTTTTCTCTTTTTAAAACATAGAAATGCCAATTCTGGAAATTCTTCCCGGAAGGTGCCCAGATCGCATTTTCCATAATTTTTTCTAGAAGTTCATTTGGAATATCCTGTTCTTTGAAAAAACGAATACTTCTTCTTGTTTTGATGATTTCATAAATATCGTCTGAAAAATTCATTAATTACTCCTGTATCACCTTCGTCCCGAAGGTTTTTTATATAACTAAATTACGGATTTTCTTGTTAAATTTAATGAAGAATATACTTAATGTCTTCAATATTTTCCAATTTTATTTCCAAAAATCCTTCTTTCATTTCTTCATCTATTATGGGTTCAAAACGAATTTCTC includes these proteins:
- a CDS encoding nitroreductase family protein — encoded protein: MNFSDDIYEIIKTRRSIRFFKEQDIPNELLEKIMENAIWAPSGKNFQNWHFYVLKREKLIEFTKVYKEFWQYVRPTLEGKLKPKIIELTGKFFGNIGNAPVVILAFSDIIPGEEPITSMGSVFLAIQNLLLLAHKEGLGTCVLGRVEQKAEAVKKLLGVEDKEFLCGIALGYSNYDKTPPAPPRKEDRIHWL